One stretch of Cygnus olor isolate bCygOlo1 chromosome 1, bCygOlo1.pri.v2, whole genome shotgun sequence DNA includes these proteins:
- the LOC121063451 gene encoding LOW QUALITY PROTEIN: 2-oxoglutarate receptor 1-like (The sequence of the model RefSeq protein was modified relative to this genomic sequence to represent the inferred CDS: inserted 2 bases in 2 codons), with translation MNTTGENIAIPTSWQPTKGDFPNCTDVEASLKTLYLPIMYSIIFLVGFPGNVIAICVYSFKMRPWKSSTIIMMNLALTDLLYLTSLPFLIHYYASGEHWIFGEFMCKFIRFGFHFNLYSSILFLTCFSIFRYMVIVHPMKFFHVQRKRWTXVACAAIWMISLAAVSPVNFLISSKEEENRSLCLDLTSSENLGTIRWYNWLLTSLAFFLPLLTVTLCYVFIXCTLATGLQAQTGYKQKARRLTIVLLVVFYVCFLPFHVFRIARLELRLCTTNCHVEKQIHAAYIISRPLAALNTCGNLLLYIMIGGAFQQAILSLSRCKWSKYIQRPRSNNYTNKSEINLRL, from the exons atgaacacaACGGGTGAAAATATAGCCATCCCTACCTCCTGGCAGCCCACTAAAGGTGATTTTCCCAACTGCACTGATGTGGAAGCTAGTCTGAAGACTTTGTACCTCCCCATTATGTACAGCATCATCTTCCTGGTGGGCTTCCCAGGAAATGTCATTGCCATCTGTGTTTACAGCTTCAAGATGAGGCCTTGGAAGAGCAGCACCATCATCATGATGAACCTGGCACTCACGGACCTGCTGTACCTAACCAGCCTCCCCTTCCTCATACACTACTACGCCAGCGGGGAGCACTGGATCTTTGGTGAATTCATGTGCAAGTTCATCCGCTTTGGCTTCCACTTCAACCTGTACAGCAGCATCCTCTTCCTCACATGCTTCAGCATCTTCCGCTACATGGTGATTGTCCACCCGATGAAGTTCTTCCACGTCCAAAGGAAGCGTTGGA GCGTGGCTTGTGCAGCCATTTGGATGATCTCACTGGCAGCTGTGAGCCCCGTCAACTTCTTGATCTCCtctaaagaggaagaaaacaggtcCTTATGCCTTGACCTCACCAGCTCTGAAAACCTGGGCACAATCCGGTGGTATAACTGGCTGCTGACCAGCCTAGCCTTCTTCTTGCCGCTGCTGACGGTGACTCTGTGCTATGTGTTCA ATTGCACCTTGGCCACCGGGCTCCAGGCACAGACTGGCTACAAACAGAAGGCTCGCAGACTCACCATCGTCCTCTTGGTGGTCTTCTACGTGTGCTTCCTCCCCTTCCATGTTTTTCGGATAGCTCGGCTTGAACTGCGGTTGTGTACAACCAACTGCCACGTGGAGAAGCAAATCCACGCCGCCTATATCATCTCCCGGCCACTGGCTGCACTCAACACATGTGGTAACCTTCTCCTTTACATCATGATCGGAGGTGCCTTCCAGCAGGCCATCCTCTCCCTCTCAAGGTGCAAGTGGAGCAAATACATCCAGCGGCCCAGGAGCAACAATTACACGAACAAGTCGGAAATCAATTTAAGGTTATGA
- the LOC121063456 gene encoding LOW QUALITY PROTEIN: 2-oxoglutarate receptor 1-like (The sequence of the model RefSeq protein was modified relative to this genomic sequence to represent the inferred CDS: inserted 1 base in 1 codon): MAPEGTDNFTALPGHTDPLTSCKDEDFLQVKSYLSVLYSLIFLVCFPGNIVAIFVYFVKMRPWKSSTIIMLNLAITDLLYVATLPFFIHYSANGNNWIFGDFMCKFIHFGFYFNMYSGIIFLSCFSIFRFFVVVHPIRCVFVQKRRWAVVTCIVVWMISLAAISPLGILIATKHMENRTICPDLSSAEDFDTSRWYNWLLTMFGFFLPLLTVTLCYVLIIYTLATGPHTQTCYKQKARRLAIVLLVVFYVCFXPFHIFRGIRIELRVQAASCHFKNMILFMLILAKPLAALNTFGNLLLYVVTGDNFQQAILSLLKFWTHKNLK; encoded by the exons ATGGCACCTGAAGGCACAGACAATTTTACTGCTCTGCCAGGCCACACAGACCCTTTGACAAGTTGCAAGGATGAAGATTTCTTACAGGTGAAATCATACCTCTCTGTCCTTTACAGCCTAATCTTCCTGGTGTGCTTCCCAGGGAACATTGTGgccatttttgtttattttgtcaaGATGAGGCCCTGGAAAAGCAGCACCATCATTATGCTAAACCTGGCTATCACTGACCTACTGTATGTAGCtactcttcctttctttatacACTACTCTGCTAATGGAAATAACTGGATTTTTGGAGACTTCATGTGCAAGTTTATTCACTTTGGTTTCTACTTCAACATGTACAGTGGTATTATCTTCCTTAGCTGCTTCAGCATCTTCCGCTTTTTTGTAGTCGTCCACCCAATTAGATGCGTTTTTGTTCAAAAACGGAGGTGGGCAGTGGTGACTTGCATAGTAGTTTGGATGATTTCCCTGGCAGCCATCAGCCCCTTGGGCATCTTGATCGCCACGAAGCACATGGAGAACAGGACCATCTGCCCAGACCTGTCTTCTGCTGAGGACTTTGACACTAGTCGGTGGTATAACTGGCTGCTGACAATGTTTGGTTTCTTCTTGCCCCTGCTGACAGTGACTCTGTGCTATGTGCTCATTATTTACACCTTGGCTACGGGGCCCCACACACAGACTTGCTACAAACAGAAGGCTCGCAGACTCGCCATCGTCCTCTTGGTGGTCTTCTACGTGTGTT TCCCCTTCCACATCTTTCGGGGGATTCGGATCGAGCTCCGAGTACAAGCAGCTAGCTGCCACTTCAAGAACATGATCCTTTTTATGCTCATTCTAGCTAAACCTCTAGCAGCACTAAATACGTTTGGAAACTTACTGCTCTATGTAGTGACAGGAGACAACTTCCAGCAGGCGATCCTCTCACTCCTCAAGTTTTGGACACACAAGAACCTGAAATAG